From the genome of Winogradskyella forsetii, one region includes:
- a CDS encoding DUF7933 domain-containing protein, with product MIGKQIRLLVLFLLCAQVHSQTTDLSIAVEAQNLSGTAISQVDIYEDFQYVVTVLNSGNSVDNATISINFDSDLTINSYNSQNNNAGASDISNITVTSNVLTASIATMPNNSSVELLVLVTAPTNLGGITANGTVNTPSNIQDTNTSNNQAIISIDVLDVELDFSITHTQIQPLEGTAISAWGDSVTYQFTITNNSAIDFPVSSVEGLLSLSSPFQNGQPLAQFVSLECLTSTNGTLCPDLTGFTGNSSPIQTESTLFLFGNALEITAGGSITFQVVYSYTNFSCSPDPMPIAADSYIEIELNTAETIIVSSNSVTTDLLLAELCEETDICIETIQTNPNPTVSLDYGQDITLVTTVCNNGPSAAPMRFFFQNLSILTWNISALNCLGTTGSVTCNDFTLTDNGQIWLSSDFMLQANTTITVETVLSYLEPECGLNNNNIVAGIRSATNLLNSQIVDTDPDNNIFTNQLTLPAVEPCEAIDLQVSKTQTNPELPLGNSEENTAAWGLVSYEITVTNIGNENAIIELQDYMPVPGINDPSISAVLLEVECIETTGTASCFPIENANIGIALDGITEDGEFDTFWEITAEENWELPANSSVSFSVTIDWTPECSTEPMFGSNTVRVDYGGDLIDSNPLNNSSSVKTYFAPCLDLVVQTYPEFSQVNTNQTFNWIVDISNSTTSSDAIDVVFEDSLNPVFTIVGNPMCTVTSGTATCITNFNTAGNFITGTIPTMAAGSTVRVSIPVSAPSFGGAFNNIAEAILDATNNEELTPDSNSSINSVQVLAPTLQKSFLPDTIIESGQSELMFTVFNMASNPGQSNISFIDNLPSGLTLSGIPNWVEANGCMATFIGTVDDTFVGIENLVFPEGVASCTFSGMVTSETVGTYLNNFQNFSNNNNVDTSQTSATLNVTIDTSNVDIEIAKTVIPSEANFGQHVDFTITATNLGTTTATLVEVIDALPQGYEFISATASFGVFDDSTFIWNIPNIDSNISETLILTAKVISSNDLTNVAMLNSVNEPDRNLTNNEDDATVEISNCLMIPQGISPNDDGKNDVFFIPCIEDYPENTLKIYNRYGTQIYEAENYLNTWNGIANMGLLKSSELLPVGTYFYVLEINGFDDGFVGYVYLNY from the coding sequence ATGATTGGAAAACAAATACGCCTATTGGTTTTATTTCTATTGTGTGCCCAAGTCCATAGTCAGACTACAGATTTGTCTATTGCTGTTGAAGCACAAAACTTAAGCGGAACTGCCATTTCCCAAGTGGATATTTACGAAGATTTTCAATATGTGGTTACGGTTTTAAACTCTGGAAATTCCGTTGATAACGCAACTATATCCATAAATTTTGATTCTGATTTAACAATTAATTCCTATAATTCACAAAATAATAATGCTGGAGCTTCTGATATTTCTAATATTACCGTTACTAGCAATGTTTTGACGGCTTCGATCGCAACGATGCCTAACAACTCTAGTGTAGAATTGCTAGTCTTGGTAACAGCTCCAACTAATCTAGGAGGAATCACGGCGAACGGTACGGTTAATACACCATCGAATATTCAAGACACCAATACCAGTAATAATCAAGCCATTATATCTATTGATGTATTGGATGTTGAACTTGATTTTTCAATAACACATACACAAATTCAACCTTTAGAAGGCACAGCAATTTCGGCTTGGGGAGATTCCGTAACTTATCAATTTACCATTACCAATAATAGTGCTATCGATTTTCCTGTTTCGAGTGTTGAAGGCTTATTAAGCTTAAGTTCCCCTTTTCAAAATGGACAACCGTTGGCACAATTTGTGTCACTAGAATGTTTGACCTCCACAAATGGAACACTTTGCCCTGATTTAACTGGTTTTACAGGGAATTCGTCTCCCATTCAAACGGAAAGCACCTTATTCCTTTTTGGTAACGCCCTTGAAATAACTGCGGGAGGAAGCATCACTTTCCAAGTGGTTTACAGCTACACCAATTTTTCTTGTTCGCCAGATCCCATGCCCATTGCCGCTGATAGTTACATTGAAATTGAGTTGAATACTGCTGAAACCATTATTGTAAGTTCTAATAGTGTCACTACAGACTTACTTTTGGCCGAACTTTGCGAAGAAACCGATATTTGTATCGAAACCATACAGACCAATCCTAACCCTACTGTAAGTTTAGATTATGGACAAGATATTACTTTGGTTACCACTGTATGTAACAACGGCCCTTCTGCAGCACCAATGCGCTTCTTTTTTCAGAATTTATCTATCTTAACTTGGAATATCAGTGCTCTCAATTGTTTAGGAACAACAGGTTCCGTGACTTGTAACGATTTTACGTTAACAGACAATGGTCAAATCTGGCTAAGCAGTGATTTTATGTTACAAGCCAACACTACAATAACTGTTGAAACCGTTTTAAGTTATTTAGAACCCGAATGTGGTCTAAACAATAATAATATTGTAGCAGGGATTAGGAGTGCAACTAACCTTTTAAACAGCCAGATTGTTGATACTGATCCCGACAATAATATTTTTACCAATCAATTAACACTTCCAGCGGTAGAGCCTTGTGAAGCCATAGATTTACAAGTCAGCAAAACGCAAACAAATCCAGAGTTGCCTCTTGGAAATTCTGAGGAAAACACGGCCGCTTGGGGCTTGGTGTCTTATGAGATTACAGTCACTAATATTGGAAATGAGAATGCCATTATTGAGTTACAGGATTATATGCCTGTTCCAGGAATAAACGACCCTTCTATATCTGCTGTTCTACTAGAGGTAGAATGTATTGAAACCACAGGAACTGCATCTTGTTTCCCTATAGAAAATGCCAATATTGGCATCGCATTAGACGGTATTACAGAAGATGGGGAATTTGATACCTTTTGGGAAATTACAGCTGAAGAAAACTGGGAATTACCAGCAAATAGTTCCGTAAGTTTTAGCGTTACCATAGATTGGACGCCAGAGTGTTCAACAGAACCAATGTTTGGCTCCAATACGGTACGTGTAGATTATGGAGGGGATTTAATAGACAGCAATCCCTTAAATAATAGTAGTTCAGTAAAGACTTATTTTGCGCCATGTTTGGATTTGGTGGTGCAAACGTATCCTGAATTCTCGCAAGTCAATACCAACCAAACCTTTAATTGGATTGTAGATATTAGTAATAGTACCACAAGTTCTGATGCTATAGATGTTGTTTTTGAAGATAGTCTTAATCCTGTCTTTACAATAGTTGGAAATCCAATGTGTACCGTTACTTCGGGAACTGCAACTTGCATTACAAATTTTAACACGGCTGGAAATTTTATAACAGGAACCATTCCGACGATGGCAGCGGGTTCTACCGTTAGGGTAAGCATTCCTGTTTCTGCTCCAAGTTTTGGAGGTGCGTTTAATAATATTGCGGAAGCGATTCTTGATGCGACAAACAACGAAGAATTAACACCCGATTCCAATAGTTCTATTAATAGTGTTCAGGTCTTGGCGCCTACGTTACAAAAATCATTTTTACCAGATACTATTATTGAAAGCGGTCAGAGTGAATTAATGTTTACGGTTTTTAATATGGCATCCAACCCTGGTCAAAGTAATATTTCATTTATCGATAATTTACCGAGTGGATTGACGCTTTCAGGAATTCCAAATTGGGTAGAAGCTAATGGCTGTATGGCCACTTTTATAGGAACTGTTGATGACACCTTTGTTGGAATTGAAAATTTGGTGTTTCCTGAAGGCGTAGCGAGTTGTACGTTTTCAGGAATGGTTACTTCTGAAACCGTAGGAACTTATCTTAATAATTTTCAGAATTTCTCGAATAATAACAATGTAGATACGTCTCAGACAAGTGCCACGCTAAATGTTACAATCGATACGTCAAATGTAGATATTGAAATCGCCAAAACCGTAATACCATCGGAAGCTAATTTTGGCCAACATGTAGATTTTACCATTACCGCTACCAACTTAGGAACCACAACCGCAACGTTAGTTGAAGTTATAGATGCATTACCTCAAGGCTATGAATTTATTTCTGCGACCGCAAGTTTCGGTGTATTTGATGATTCAACTTTTATTTGGAATATTCCAAACATTGATTCGAACATATCGGAAACCTTAATCTTAACAGCAAAAGTCATTTCATCAAACGATTTAACCAATGTGGCTATGTTGAACAGCGTCAATGAACCCGATAGAAATCTTACGAATAATGAAGATGATGCAACTGTAGAAATTTCAAATTGTTTAATGATTCCTCAAGGCATTTCGCCAAATGATGATGGGAAAAATGATGTGTTTTTTATTCCCTGTATAGAAGATTATCCTGAAAATACGCTTAAAATTTACAACCGCTATGGTACTCAAATTTATGAAGCCGAGAATTATTTGAATACTTGGAATGGTATTGCTAATATGGGACTTTTAAAAAGTTCCGAGTTGTTACCAGTTGGTACCTATTTTTACGTGCTTGAAATCAATGGCTTTGATGATGGTTTTGTTGGGTATGTTTATTTAAATTATTGA
- a CDS encoding thymidine kinase → MFLENTVNQKEQFGWIEVICGSMFSGKTEELIRRLKRAQFAKQKVEIFKPAVDVRYDEDMVVSHDANEIRSTPVPAAANIPILADGCDVVGIDEAQFFDDEIVRVCNDLANKGIRVIIAGLDMDFKGNPFGPMPNLMATAEYVTKVHAVCTKTGNLAQYSYRKALSEDLVLLGEVDEYEPLSRAAYFKSMQRDKVRQMKVNDAEEIDSKDQKRNA, encoded by the coding sequence ATGTTTCTCGAAAATACAGTAAATCAGAAAGAACAATTTGGGTGGATTGAAGTCATCTGCGGTTCCATGTTCTCAGGAAAGACCGAAGAATTAATCCGACGACTTAAGCGCGCGCAATTTGCCAAACAGAAGGTAGAGATTTTTAAACCAGCGGTAGATGTCCGCTATGATGAAGATATGGTGGTGTCTCACGATGCCAATGAAATCCGCTCTACGCCTGTGCCTGCGGCTGCCAATATTCCTATTTTAGCGGATGGATGTGACGTGGTAGGTATTGACGAAGCCCAATTTTTTGATGATGAGATTGTACGTGTTTGTAACGATTTGGCCAACAAAGGGATTCGTGTTATTATTGCTGGTTTGGATATGGATTTTAAAGGCAATCCGTTTGGCCCAATGCCAAATCTTATGGCAACAGCAGAATACGTTACCAAAGTACATGCGGTTTGTACCAAAACAGGGAATTTAGCACAATACAGTTACAGAAAAGCATTGAGCGAAGATTTGGTGTTACTTGGCGAAGTGGATGAATATGAACCTTTGAGCAGAGCTGCCTATTTTAAAAGTATGCAACGCGATAAAGTACGACAGATGAAAGTGAATGATGCCGAGGAAATAGATTCTAAAGACCAAAAACGGAATGCCTAA
- the alr gene encoding alanine racemase, whose amino-acid sequence MPKAQETVLEIDLSALNHNFNYLKSKLQPQTKFLAVVKAFAYGSDSVEIAKHLQKLNVDYFAVAYAKEGVTLRDAGITTPIMVLHPQPLNFKTIIDHCLEPSIYSPHILNEFIKTAEAQSQKNYPIHIKFNTGLNRLGFKESGIDTIISKLKNTPSVKVKSLFSHLAASEDTNELDFTRLQIERFNRVAEMFEKKSDTKPWLHLCNTSGVVNYPEAHFDMVRCGIGLYGFGNSAKEDNNLKPIASLKSVISQIHEIEKDETVGYNRAYTSTGNEKSATIPIGHADGINRIYGKGNGFVVINGKKAPIIGNVCMDMIMVNVSNIDCKEGDEVIIFNSDYRASNLSESAKTISYEIITAVSQRVKRIFLNETQS is encoded by the coding sequence ATGCCTAAAGCCCAAGAAACTGTTCTCGAAATTGATTTGAGTGCACTCAACCATAATTTCAATTATTTAAAATCGAAATTACAACCGCAAACAAAATTTTTAGCTGTAGTAAAAGCGTTTGCTTACGGAAGTGACTCAGTTGAAATTGCCAAACATCTTCAAAAATTAAATGTCGATTATTTTGCCGTGGCTTATGCCAAAGAAGGTGTCACTTTAAGGGATGCTGGTATTACGACTCCGATTATGGTGTTGCATCCACAACCTCTAAATTTTAAAACTATTATCGATCATTGTTTAGAACCTAGTATTTATAGTCCCCATATTTTAAATGAATTTATAAAAACTGCTGAAGCACAATCTCAAAAGAATTACCCAATTCACATCAAATTCAATACAGGATTAAATCGTCTTGGGTTTAAAGAGAGCGGTATTGATACTATTATTTCAAAACTTAAAAATACGCCATCGGTTAAGGTAAAATCCCTGTTTTCTCATTTAGCGGCTAGTGAAGATACTAACGAGCTGGATTTCACCAGGCTTCAAATTGAAAGATTTAATAGGGTAGCCGAAATGTTTGAAAAAAAATCGGACACAAAACCTTGGTTACACCTCTGCAATACATCTGGTGTAGTCAATTATCCCGAAGCTCATTTTGATATGGTCAGATGTGGTATTGGACTTTATGGTTTTGGAAATTCTGCTAAAGAAGATAACAACCTTAAACCCATAGCCAGTTTAAAATCTGTAATTTCTCAAATTCATGAGATAGAAAAAGACGAAACCGTAGGCTATAACAGAGCTTATACATCCACTGGGAATGAAAAATCAGCAACCATACCAATTGGTCACGCAGATGGCATTAACCGAATTTACGGTAAAGGCAATGGTTTTGTAGTTATCAACGGAAAAAAAGCTCCCATAATTGGTAATGTCTGTATGGACATGATCATGGTAAACGTTTCTAATATTGACTGTAAAGAGGGAGACGAGGTTATCATCTTTAATTCCGATTATAGGGCCAGTAATCTATCCGAATCTGCAAAAACCATATCCTACGAAATCATAACCGCTGTTTCTCAACGCGTTAAACGTATTTTTTTGAATGAAACTCAAAGTTGA
- the mscL gene encoding large-conductance mechanosensitive channel protein MscL, translating into MLKEFKEFAMKGNLVDIAVGFVMGAAFKEVVSSFTGGIVSPLIGMIFEADFKALRYQLKEGSLNDAGEMVGDVYLEYGTFLTNVIDFIIVAFVMFLVVKGVNRMKKKEEPAPEAPAGPSEIDLLKEIRDSLQNKK; encoded by the coding sequence ATGTTAAAAGAATTCAAAGAATTTGCAATGAAGGGTAACCTTGTAGACATTGCTGTAGGTTTTGTAATGGGTGCTGCTTTTAAAGAAGTCGTTTCCTCGTTTACGGGAGGCATTGTATCGCCATTAATTGGTATGATTTTCGAAGCTGACTTTAAAGCTCTAAGATACCAATTAAAAGAAGGCAGTTTAAATGATGCCGGTGAAATGGTGGGTGATGTGTATCTTGAATATGGTACATTCCTCACTAACGTTATTGACTTTATCATTGTAGCATTCGTGATGTTCCTTGTTGTTAAAGGCGTTAATAGAATGAAAAAGAAAGAAGAGCCTGCTCCAGAGGCTCCTGCAGGTCCGTCTGAAATTGATTTATTAAAAGAAATAAGGGATTCTTTGCAAAATAAGAAATAA
- a CDS encoding aspartate-semialdehyde dehydrogenase — MKVAIVGATGLVGNVMLKVLEERNFPMDELLLVASERSVGKKIKYKGKDISVISIPSAIEARPDIALFSAGGNTSLEWAPKFAEVGTTVIDNSSAWRMDASKKLVVPEINANQLSKSDKIIANPNCSTIQMVMALAPLHRKYKIKRIVVSTYQSVSGTGVKAVAQMENEILGKKGEMAYPHPIHKNAIPHCDVFEDNGYTKEEMKLVNETQKILDDRTIAVTATAVRIPTAGGHSEAINVEFENDFDLTEVRQLLDEADGVTIQDNLEVNVYPMPMYANGKDDVFVGRIRRDGSQPNTLNMWVVSDNLRKGAATNTVQIAEYLIDNALV; from the coding sequence ATGAAAGTAGCAATTGTAGGTGCAACAGGTTTGGTAGGAAATGTGATGCTCAAAGTTTTAGAAGAGCGTAATTTCCCGATGGATGAATTATTATTAGTAGCTTCAGAACGTTCTGTTGGTAAAAAAATAAAATACAAAGGAAAAGACATTAGTGTCATTAGCATTCCAAGTGCCATTGAAGCACGTCCGGATATTGCGTTGTTCTCTGCTGGTGGCAATACGTCTTTAGAATGGGCTCCAAAATTTGCAGAAGTCGGTACAACGGTTATCGATAATTCTTCAGCTTGGCGAATGGATGCATCCAAAAAATTGGTGGTTCCAGAAATTAATGCCAACCAACTATCTAAAAGCGACAAGATTATTGCCAATCCAAACTGTTCAACCATACAAATGGTAATGGCATTGGCACCACTTCATAGAAAATATAAAATTAAACGTATTGTTGTTTCTACGTATCAATCCGTATCTGGTACAGGTGTAAAAGCTGTAGCACAGATGGAAAATGAGATTTTAGGTAAAAAAGGCGAAATGGCATATCCGCATCCAATTCATAAAAATGCCATTCCGCATTGCGATGTTTTTGAAGACAATGGTTATACCAAAGAAGAAATGAAATTGGTTAATGAAACTCAAAAAATCTTAGATGATCGTACTATTGCCGTAACAGCAACAGCGGTGAGAATTCCAACAGCCGGTGGACATAGCGAAGCGATTAATGTAGAATTTGAAAATGATTTTGACCTCACTGAAGTAAGACAATTGCTGGATGAAGCAGATGGTGTCACTATTCAAGATAATTTAGAGGTCAATGTCTATCCTATGCCAATGTATGCCAACGGAAAAGATGATGTATTTGTTGGTCGTATAAGACGGGATGGTTCACAACCAAACACGTTGAATATGTGGGTTGTTAGTGATAACCTTAGAAAAGGTGCTGCTACCAATACCGTTCAGATAGCTGAATATCTTATCGATAATGCTTTAGTATAA
- a CDS encoding prolyl oligopeptidase family serine peptidase, producing MKNLLLVALVLSIFVSCKNEAETLKTITVDYPETNKVIVTDTFFGETLDDPYRWLEDDRSKETEAWVKAQNEVTFGYLENIPYREELKERLTKLWNYEKIGSPFKEGDYTYFYKNDGLQNQYVIYRYKTGDDPSTAEVFLDPNTFREDGTISLGGTSFSKDGKTLAYAISEGGSDWRKILIMNTETKEIVEDTLVDIKFSGMSWYKNEGFYYSSYDKPKGSELSAKTDQHKVYYHKLGTKQSDDQLIFGGTPEEKHRYVGGRVSEDDKYLMISAGVSTSGNKLFIKDLTKPNSKFTTILNHTDSDTGVLENLGTKLFLVTNLNAPNQKIVTVDASNPSPENWVDFIPETENVLSPSTGGGYFFANYMVDAVSKILQYDYDGKLVREVELPGVGSAGGFGAKKEEKELYYSFTNYVTPGSIYKYDIDKGTSELYRKPSIDFNPEDYESKQVFYNSKDGTKVPMIITHKKGLKLNGQNPTILYGYGGFNVSLTPSFSIANAVWMEQGGIYAVPNLRGGGEYGKAWHNAGTKLQKQNVFDDFIAAAEYLISEKYTSSDYLAIRGGSNGGLLVGATMTQRPELMKVALPAVGVLDMLRYHTFTAGAGWAYDYGTAEDSEEMFNYLKGYSPVHNVKEGVAYPATMVTTGDHDDRVVPAHSFKFAAELQSKQTGNNPTLIRIETDAGHGAGTPVSKTIEQYADIFGFTLYNMGFEVLPTKTEEKLKG from the coding sequence ATGAAAAATTTACTTCTTGTGGCATTAGTACTGAGTATTTTTGTTTCCTGTAAAAATGAAGCTGAAACTTTGAAAACTATTACTGTAGATTATCCAGAAACCAATAAAGTTATCGTTACGGATACTTTCTTTGGTGAGACTTTAGATGACCCTTACCGATGGTTAGAAGATGACCGAAGTAAAGAAACCGAAGCTTGGGTCAAGGCCCAAAATGAGGTCACCTTTGGCTATTTGGAAAATATTCCTTATCGAGAAGAATTAAAAGAACGACTGACCAAACTTTGGAATTACGAAAAAATCGGTTCACCATTTAAGGAAGGAGATTACACCTATTTTTATAAAAATGATGGCTTACAAAACCAATATGTCATTTACAGATACAAAACTGGAGATGATCCAAGTACGGCAGAAGTATTCTTAGATCCCAATACGTTTAGGGAAGATGGCACAATTTCCTTAGGAGGCACCAGCTTTTCAAAAGATGGTAAAACCTTAGCTTATGCTATTTCTGAAGGCGGAAGTGATTGGAGAAAAATTCTAATTATGAATACCGAAACCAAAGAAATCGTAGAAGATACTTTGGTGGACATCAAATTCAGTGGCATGTCTTGGTACAAAAATGAAGGCTTCTACTACTCTAGCTACGACAAACCAAAAGGCAGCGAACTCTCTGCAAAAACAGATCAACATAAAGTTTATTATCACAAATTAGGCACAAAACAATCAGATGATCAATTAATTTTTGGAGGTACACCTGAAGAAAAACACAGGTATGTTGGTGGTAGAGTTTCTGAAGATGATAAATATCTTATGATATCAGCAGGCGTATCTACATCCGGAAACAAGCTTTTTATTAAAGATTTAACGAAACCAAATAGCAAGTTTACAACAATTTTAAACCATACGGATAGCGATACAGGTGTTCTAGAAAACTTGGGAACAAAACTTTTTCTGGTTACCAATTTGAATGCACCAAACCAGAAAATCGTAACGGTTGATGCCTCCAATCCAAGTCCTGAAAACTGGGTAGATTTTATTCCAGAAACTGAAAACGTTTTAAGTCCATCGACTGGTGGTGGCTACTTTTTTGCCAATTATATGGTTGATGCCGTTTCTAAAATATTGCAATACGATTATGATGGCAAATTAGTTAGAGAGGTCGAATTACCTGGTGTAGGAAGCGCAGGCGGTTTTGGTGCAAAGAAAGAGGAGAAAGAATTATATTACTCTTTTACGAATTATGTAACGCCTGGTAGTATTTATAAATATGATATAGACAAAGGCACTTCAGAACTATACAGAAAACCGAGTATTGATTTCAACCCAGAAGACTACGAAAGCAAACAAGTTTTTTACAACTCTAAAGATGGTACAAAAGTGCCAATGATTATAACCCATAAAAAAGGTTTAAAGCTAAATGGCCAAAACCCAACAATTCTTTATGGATATGGTGGATTTAATGTCAGTTTAACACCAAGTTTCAGCATCGCCAATGCAGTTTGGATGGAACAAGGCGGCATCTATGCCGTACCTAACCTAAGAGGAGGCGGTGAATATGGAAAAGCATGGCATAATGCTGGTACAAAACTTCAAAAACAAAATGTATTTGATGATTTTATTGCAGCCGCAGAATATCTCATTTCTGAAAAATATACGTCTTCAGATTATTTAGCGATAAGAGGAGGATCTAATGGTGGTTTATTAGTTGGAGCGACCATGACACAACGCCCAGAACTAATGAAGGTGGCTTTACCTGCTGTTGGTGTTTTAGATATGCTGCGCTACCATACATTTACGGCTGGTGCTGGTTGGGCTTACGATTATGGTACCGCAGAAGACAGCGAAGAAATGTTCAATTACCTTAAAGGTTATTCTCCAGTGCATAACGTAAAGGAAGGTGTAGCCTATCCTGCAACTATGGTGACTACAGGAGATCATGACGATAGAGTGGTGCCAGCACACAGTTTTAAATTTGCTGCCGAATTACAAAGCAAGCAAACTGGCAACAACCCAACGCTTATAAGAATTGAAACAGACGCTGGTCATGGCGCAGGCACACCTGTAAGCAAAACCATTGAGCAATACGCTGATATTTTTGGATTTACACTTTATAATATGGGATTTGAAGTATTACCAACAAAGACCGAAGAAAAATTAAAAGGCTAA
- a CDS encoding HAD family hydrolase yields MSLNQLHKQLKEKNIKFLFTDYYDTIVHRHVHPNYVQRIWAKLMIRELGLAISIDELYFIRQESSKYLVEVLNKTTDEIPYDTLKKEICKRLINADIISIESKPDFMTLFEAVDARAESSVQYLNQDVLDTLKYFKANGGKVYLISDFYGSRTLFERLLSHHGILDLFDGIYSSAELEKSKHSGEVYGPIISELSIDPKEAMMIGDNLRSDYNNAIKNGLSAYHLPHKKYLKKNKRNNFGNDKKRVKQIINKVYKTCKKEASFPYTEFIIPYHTFVERMYETARRKNIKDLFFLSREGQYLKRLFDSYQEFTLIDESWRINTHYLKISRHAALQMSLKPIEEEPFTFLNLKYKNLAVDDFLIALNCSDELRSQIIAELKVEAHTKIEDFFKTSIFEKLKQNKALRDYYDTHRKSSNQAFKAYVASFNVNIEEDGISLVDIGWGGTMQEAIYEFFDHKIPVTGYYLGLGNIYNIQPNTKRYGLVSSIMPYTDYYDHILMANQQLYEQFSGADHGSAFDYSEDADGYVIEFHKPEEKWLYDNHIKAHQEQMFGFHKSLLKSLEPVCYSEETMQDAISKTALKSGMFQGSRKLKFLDTLSHGFYQNVGDNQVGITYEPPKIENPIKMGIQFLLTPEKFFRYLVKLEPMLYKKNKIIAFFTPMSLIYLYFGINKLIRFKVLHRYFLLKYNIFNK; encoded by the coding sequence TTGTCACTTAACCAACTACACAAACAGCTAAAGGAAAAGAACATAAAGTTTCTTTTTACAGACTATTACGATACCATTGTGCACAGACATGTGCACCCAAATTATGTACAAAGAATTTGGGCTAAGCTAATGATAAGGGAATTGGGTTTAGCAATATCAATTGATGAACTCTATTTCATTAGGCAAGAATCTAGTAAATACCTAGTTGAAGTGTTAAATAAAACCACTGATGAAATTCCATATGATACTTTAAAGAAGGAAATTTGCAAACGCCTTATTAATGCAGATATTATTTCTATTGAAAGCAAGCCAGATTTTATGACCCTTTTTGAAGCTGTTGATGCAAGGGCAGAATCGAGTGTTCAATATTTAAACCAGGATGTATTGGATACTTTGAAGTATTTTAAAGCCAATGGTGGAAAAGTGTATTTGATTTCAGATTTTTATGGATCTAGAACACTTTTTGAAAGATTATTGTCGCATCATGGGATCTTGGATTTGTTTGACGGTATTTACAGTTCTGCAGAACTAGAAAAAAGCAAGCATAGTGGTGAAGTTTATGGTCCTATTATTTCAGAATTGTCAATTGACCCAAAAGAGGCCATGATGATTGGTGATAATCTAAGAAGCGATTACAACAATGCTATAAAAAACGGTCTCAGTGCATACCATTTACCACATAAAAAATACCTCAAAAAGAATAAAAGGAATAATTTCGGAAATGATAAAAAGCGTGTAAAACAAATTATTAATAAGGTTTACAAAACCTGTAAAAAAGAAGCTTCTTTTCCCTATACCGAATTTATTATTCCATATCATACGTTTGTGGAGCGTATGTATGAAACTGCTAGAAGAAAGAACATTAAAGATTTATTCTTCTTGTCTCGTGAAGGTCAATATTTAAAAAGATTATTCGATTCTTATCAAGAATTCACACTTATTGATGAAAGCTGGAGAATAAACACCCATTATTTAAAGATATCACGGCATGCAGCACTTCAGATGTCTTTGAAACCTATTGAAGAAGAACCGTTCACATTTCTAAATTTAAAGTATAAAAATCTCGCTGTAGATGATTTTTTAATCGCACTTAATTGTTCCGATGAATTAAGAAGCCAAATCATTGCAGAACTTAAGGTTGAAGCCCATACTAAAATAGAAGATTTCTTTAAAACATCAATTTTTGAAAAACTAAAACAAAATAAGGCCTTACGGGATTATTATGATACCCACAGAAAATCGAGTAACCAAGCTTTTAAAGCTTATGTCGCTTCTTTTAATGTAAATATCGAAGAAGATGGTATTAGCCTTGTAGATATTGGATGGGGAGGCACAATGCAAGAGGCCATTTATGAATTCTTTGATCATAAAATTCCTGTTACGGGTTATTATTTAGGTCTGGGAAATATTTATAATATACAACCCAACACCAAACGTTACGGACTCGTTTCTTCCATAATGCCTTATACAGATTATTACGATCATATATTAATGGCCAACCAACAACTATACGAACAATTTTCTGGTGCAGACCACGGTAGTGCTTTTGATTATAGTGAAGATGCGGATGGTTACGTAATAGAATTTCATAAGCCTGAAGAAAAATGGTTATATGACAACCATATAAAGGCGCATCAAGAACAAATGTTTGGTTTCCATAAATCATTGTTGAAAAGTCTTGAGCCTGTATGTTATAGTGAAGAAACAATGCAAGACGCTATTTCTAAAACAGCCCTAAAATCAGGAATGTTTCAAGGTTCAAGAAAACTCAAATTTTTAGATACGCTAAGCCATGGATTTTATCAAAATGTTGGTGATAACCAGGTTGGAATAACCTATGAACCACCAAAAATTGAAAATCCGATAAAAATGGGCATTCAGTTTTTACTAACTCCCGAAAAGTTCTTTAGATACTTAGTTAAACTAGAGCCAATGCTTTATAAGAAAAATAAGATCATTGCATTTTTTACACCGATGTCTCTTATTTATCTTTATTTTGGAATTAATAAGTTGATCAGATTTAAGGTTTTACATCGTTATTTCTTGTTGAAGTATAACATCTTTAACAAATAG